A region of Vigna radiata var. radiata cultivar VC1973A chromosome 6, Vradiata_ver6, whole genome shotgun sequence DNA encodes the following proteins:
- the LOC106764934 gene encoding transcription termination factor MTERF4, chloroplastic, which yields MKVINFSGSIAKPSFLIGQSEMPILTFGHCKLSATLALRLSRDCIRRMELITKLQYSVADRAFSSGSVYSPSPESESGRMNRRQGGSSSIYSRPSLSEMKKEKAALRLKVYEFLKTIGIVPDELDGLELPVTVDVMRERIDFLHSLGLTIEDINNYPLVLGCSVKKNMIPVLDYLGKLGVRKSSITLFLQRYPQVLHASVVVDLMPVVNYLKGMDIKTEDIPRVLERYPEVLGFKLEGTMSTSVAYLIGIGVGRRQIGGVLTKYPEILGMRVGRIIKPFVEYLESLGIRRLAIARLIEQRPYILGFGLDEKVKPNVKSLEDFSVRRTSLPSIIAQYPDIIGTDLNSKLFNQRIILNSVLELDTEEFARVVEKMPQVVSLIKGPMLKHVDFLKDCGFSLPQIRKMIVACPQLLALNIDIMKLSFDYFQMKMKRPLEDLVTFPAFFTYALESTIKPRHVRVAKKGLKCSLSWMLNCSNEKFEQRMDYDTIDMEEMEMEMESSFDMDSLTQPRSDDESDFDYEDSDEDDE from the coding sequence ATGAAAGTAATAAACTTTTCTGGTAGCATAGCAAAACCCAGTTTTTTGATTGGCCAATCGGAAATGCCTATTCTAACATTTGGTCATTGTAAGCTGAGTGCTACCCTAGCTCTACGGTTATCACGAGATTGCATTAGAAGAATGGAGTTGATTACGAAACTTCAGTATTCTGTTGCTGATAGGGCATTTAGTTCTGGTTCGGTGTATTCGCCGTCGCCGGAATCGGAGTCGGGTAGAATGAATCGCCGACAGGGAGGTTCCTCATCGATATATAGCCGTCCTAGTTTATCagaaatgaagaaagagaaggCTGCACTAAGGTTAAAGGTTTATGAGTTCTTGAAGACAATTGGCATTGTTCCTGATGAGCTTGATGGTCTTGAACTTCCTGTGACTGTTGATGTTATGAGGGAGCGCATAGATTTTCTTCATAGTTTGGGGCTTACAATTGAAGACATCAACAATTATCCACTTGTTCTTGGCTGCAGCGTCAAGAAGAACATGATTCCTGTGCTTGACTATCTTGGTAAATTGGGAGTGAGGAAATCCTCCATTACGTTGTTCTTGCAGAGATACCCACAAGTTCTCCATGCTAGTGTTGTTGTGGATCTTATGCCGGTGGTTAATTATCTTAAGGGGATGGATATCAAGACTGAGGATATTCCTCGTGTTCTTGAGAGATACCCTGAAGTGCTTGGCTTCAAACTTGAGGGAACCATGAGCACATCGGTTGCTTATTTGATTGGAATTGGTGTAGGAAGAAGACAAATTGGAGGTGTCTTAACTAAATATCCAGAGATTTTGGGTATGCGTGTTGGTAGAATCATTAAGCCTTTTGTGGAATATCTGGAAAGTTTGGGGATTCGAAGGTTAGCCATTGCCAGATTAATAGAGCAACGACCTTATATTCTTGGGTTTGGGCTGGATGAGAAGGTGAAACCAAACGTTAAATCCCTTGAAGATTTTAGTGTTAGACGAACATCACTTCCTTCTATAATTGCTCAGTATCCTGACATCATTGGAACTGATTTAAATTCAAAGCTTTTCAATCAGAGAATTATACTCAATTCGGTGCTTGAATTGGATACAGAGGAATTTGCCCGAGTTGTTGAGAAGATGCCACAGGTAGTTAGCCTCATTAAGGGACCTATGCTGAAGCATGTTGATTTTCTTAAGGATTGTGGCTTTTCATTGCCTCAGATAAGGAAGATGATTGTTGCATGTCCTCAATTACTTGCGTTAAACATTGACATTATGAAACTTAGCTTTGATTACTTCCAAATGAAGATGAAAAGGCCTTTGGAAGATTTGGTTACATTCCCTGCATTCTTCACATATGCTTTGGAGTCAACTATAAAGCCTAGGCATGTGAGGGTTGCCAAGAAAGGGTTAAAGTGTTCTTTGTCATGGATGCTTAATTGTTCTAATGAGAAATTTGAGCAACGAATGGACTATGACACTATTGACATGGAAGAAATGGAAATGGAAATGGAATCATCATTTGACATGGATTCACTAACACAACCAAGGAGTGATGATGAGTCAGATTTTGACTATGAAGACAGTGACGAAGATGATGAGTAG